A single genomic interval of Ruminococcus sp. NK3A76 harbors:
- a CDS encoding O-acetyl-ADP-ribose deacetylase has protein sequence MPLIYINDDITRVKCDAAVNAANNTLLGGGGVDGAIHRAAGPQLLQECRTLGGCDTGDAKLTLGYNMPCKFIIHTVGPIWRGGNNGEPELLASCYRKSLEIALEKGCESIAFPLISSGVYGYPKREALKVAVTTIKGFLEQHDMLVYIVFFGNGALKLSDRLYSGLSEYISSRYIDPTPKLRAQAMQADKPDTPGVFGTLLGRISDSAKKTSPPDEDKRCASEAAAAAPQAAFFAAAPALEDECCEVSDTLDERLKYLDESFSQMLLRLIDERGMTDSQCYKKANVDRKLFSKIRSDVNYHPKKPTAVAFALALELDMAQARELIEKAGYSLTHSSKFDIIIEYFITNHNYNVFEINEALFAFDQSLIGS, from the coding sequence ATGCCGCTTATTTATATCAATGATGATATTACCCGTGTGAAATGTGACGCAGCAGTCAATGCTGCCAATAATACGCTTCTTGGCGGAGGAGGTGTTGACGGCGCTATTCACCGTGCCGCAGGGCCGCAGCTTTTACAGGAATGCCGCACCCTCGGCGGCTGTGACACAGGCGACGCCAAGCTGACCCTCGGCTATAATATGCCCTGTAAATTTATAATACATACCGTAGGCCCTATATGGCGTGGAGGAAATAACGGCGAGCCTGAGCTTTTGGCAAGCTGCTACCGTAAAAGCCTTGAAATAGCTCTTGAAAAAGGCTGTGAGAGCATAGCCTTTCCGCTTATATCTTCAGGTGTATACGGCTACCCGAAAAGGGAAGCTCTCAAAGTCGCTGTCACAACAATAAAGGGGTTTCTGGAGCAGCATGATATGCTCGTGTATATAGTCTTTTTCGGAAACGGCGCATTAAAGCTCAGTGACAGGCTGTATTCAGGGCTGTCAGAATATATCAGCAGCCGCTATATCGACCCGACACCTAAGCTCCGTGCGCAGGCTATGCAGGCAGATAAGCCTGATACTCCCGGCGTGTTCGGTACGCTTTTGGGGAGGATATCGGACTCTGCAAAGAAAACTTCTCCCCCTGATGAAGACAAACGCTGCGCATCTGAAGCAGCCGCCGCTGCACCACAGGCAGCCTTTTTCGCAGCCGCACCGGCTCTTGAAGATGAATGCTGTGAAGTGTCCGATACGCTCGATGAAAGACTTAAATATCTTGATGAGAGCTTTTCACAGATGCTTCTTCGCCTGATAGACGAGAGGGGCATGACCGATTCTCAGTGCTATAAAAAGGCCAATGTTGACCGCAAGCTGTTTTCCAAGATACGCTCTGATGTGAACTATCACCCCAAAAAGCCTACAGCCGTCGCCTTTGCCCTTGCGCTTGAGCTCGATATGGCGCAGGCAAGAGAGCTTATCGAAAAAGCCGGCTATTCGCTGACTCATTCGAGCAAGTTTGATATAATCATCGAATACTTCATCACAAATCATAATTATAACGTCTTTGAGATAAATGAAGCGCTGTTTGCTTTCGATCAGTCGCTTATCGGCAGCTGA
- a CDS encoding HDOD domain-containing protein, with the protein MGNEEKVMYSYYARQPIFNLKNDAVAYELLYRDSLDETSYSFFNGDLASVSVINTALFGGDPKAIFGGKKIYINFTEQLITNGIAYLLPADHVVIEVLENVRPTPEVLTALEDLYRSGYKIALDDYVVNSDNEAFLNFAYMVKIDFRDSKEEIERTAAICRERRIFILAEKVETQEDIDYAKSLGAVFFQGYFYEKPIVVSNNNLSPMQTTFMRLVSKLNDPRTSLKDLSDIIQTDAGLTLKFLRLVNFIRFDWMEKIQSVHQAVLIAGLNKTKEFIYFNSLSELNENGVDEIILTGFYRADFCWQIARQISPNDRPFIDEMYLCGLMSIVIDYKFLGSDDVIEGLPLSDNIKSGLRLEDTLAGQILGAVIAYGKGDWDKVEEFRISHGIEKDDLARISLECIEHSNVVIKGFGAEDKIL; encoded by the coding sequence ATGGGAAACGAGGAAAAAGTTATGTATTCCTACTACGCAAGACAGCCTATTTTCAATCTGAAAAATGACGCAGTGGCTTATGAGCTGCTGTACCGTGATTCTCTTGATGAGACCTCGTATAGCTTTTTTAACGGCGACCTCGCATCTGTAAGCGTTATCAATACCGCTCTTTTCGGCGGTGACCCGAAGGCTATCTTCGGCGGAAAGAAGATATATATCAACTTCACAGAGCAGCTTATAACAAACGGTATCGCATATCTGCTGCCTGCTGACCATGTCGTTATCGAGGTGCTTGAAAACGTAAGGCCTACCCCCGAGGTGCTGACAGCTCTTGAAGACCTTTACCGCTCGGGCTATAAGATAGCACTTGATGACTATGTGGTGAATTCTGATAACGAGGCTTTCTTAAACTTTGCCTATATGGTCAAGATAGACTTCCGTGACTCAAAGGAAGAGATAGAGCGTACAGCTGCTATATGCAGAGAGCGCAGGATATTCATCCTTGCAGAAAAGGTCGAGACTCAGGAGGATATCGACTATGCAAAGAGCCTTGGGGCAGTTTTCTTCCAGGGGTATTTCTATGAAAAGCCGATAGTCGTTTCAAATAATAACCTGAGCCCTATGCAGACGACCTTTATGCGCCTTGTGTCAAAGCTCAATGACCCGAGGACGAGCCTTAAGGACTTGTCGGATATCATTCAGACAGACGCAGGCCTGACGCTTAAATTCCTGCGGCTTGTCAACTTTATCCGCTTTGACTGGATGGAGAAGATACAGAGCGTGCATCAGGCAGTGCTGATAGCCGGGCTCAATAAAACCAAGGAATTCATCTATTTCAACTCGCTCTCCGAACTCAACGAGAACGGCGTTGATGAGATAATACTCACAGGCTTCTACCGTGCTGATTTCTGCTGGCAGATAGCAAGACAGATAAGCCCGAATGATAGGCCTTTCATAGACGAGATGTATCTCTGCGGCCTTATGTCGATAGTTATTGACTATAAGTTCTTAGGCTCTGATGATGTTATAGAAGGCCTGCCGCTTAGTGATAATATAAAGAGCGGCTTGCGCCTTGAAGATACCCTCGCCGGCCAGATACTCGGCGCTGTTATTGCCTATGGCAAGGGCGACTGGGATAAGGTCGAGGAGTTCCGTATCTCACATGGCATCGAGAAGGACGACCTTGCACGCATATCCCTTGAATGTATCGAGCACAGCAACGTTGTGATAAAGGGCTTCGGCGCAGAGGATAAGATACTGTGA